Proteins from one Candidatus Nitrospira nitrificans genomic window:
- a CDS encoding HEAT repeat domain-containing protein → MGDHRDQGQANLTVLAVLLGLIVTGVWIWKRLSPDTQDYIIDEAIPMAAIGLVLAILLFIPIRAGFRRHAKSQARAKLLSLFERETVHDKKLEMAFALLEMNGYHVKGLESAVPALKELFVTAIQRALGDKQHRIRGMAASHLGALQDMSVVPLLMKALEDDHAYVRSCAALGLGRLRATEARERLKTVMEQDWDQTARSRAREALERMRN, encoded by the coding sequence CTCGGCCTGATTGTGACCGGCGTGTGGATCTGGAAACGGCTATCGCCTGACACGCAAGACTATATCATCGATGAAGCGATCCCAATGGCTGCGATCGGTCTGGTGCTTGCCATCTTGCTATTCATCCCGATTCGAGCTGGATTTCGCCGCCATGCAAAGTCCCAAGCGCGAGCCAAGCTTCTGTCATTGTTCGAGCGAGAAACCGTTCACGACAAGAAGCTGGAAATGGCGTTCGCGTTGCTTGAGATGAACGGGTATCACGTGAAAGGCTTGGAGTCCGCGGTGCCGGCCTTAAAAGAGCTGTTTGTCACAGCCATCCAGCGAGCGTTGGGTGATAAACAGCATCGCATCAGAGGAATGGCCGCCAGTCACTTGGGGGCGTTGCAAGACATGTCGGTGGTGCCGCTGCTCATGAAGGCCCTGGAGGATGACCATGCCTACGTGCGTTCTTGCGCCGCCTTGGGGCTCGGACGACTGCGAGCTACGGAAGCGCGCGAACGACTGAAGACCGTCATGGAACAAGATTGGGATCAAACCGCCAGGAGTCGAGCGAGGGAAGCGCTGGAACGGATGCGCAACTAA